Proteins encoded together in one Streptomyces sp. B1I3 window:
- a CDS encoding TetR/AcrR family transcriptional regulator, which produces MAGVTPPSAKTPKQDRSRATRQRLLEAAVACLAEHGWAGSTVSVVAERAGVSRGAAQHHFPTREDLFTGAVEYVAEERSAALRALPVQGRTAVVAALVDLYTGPLFRAALQLWVAASNEAQLRPRVTELEARVGRETHRIAVQLLDADESRPGVRETVQGLLDMARGLGLANLLTDDTARRRRVVAQWAAVLDDVLD; this is translated from the coding sequence ATGGCTGGTGTGACACCCCCCTCCGCGAAGACCCCCAAGCAGGACCGCAGCCGCGCCACCCGTCAGCGTCTCCTCGAGGCCGCCGTCGCCTGCCTCGCCGAACACGGCTGGGCGGGCTCCACGGTCTCCGTCGTCGCGGAGCGCGCCGGGGTCTCGCGCGGCGCGGCCCAGCACCACTTCCCGACCCGCGAGGACCTGTTCACCGGTGCCGTCGAGTACGTCGCCGAGGAACGTTCCGCCGCCCTGCGCGCCCTGCCCGTCCAGGGCCGCACGGCGGTGGTCGCCGCACTCGTCGACCTCTACACCGGTCCCCTCTTCCGCGCCGCGCTCCAGCTCTGGGTCGCCGCCTCCAACGAGGCCCAGCTACGGCCCCGCGTCACCGAACTCGAAGCCCGGGTCGGCCGCGAGACCCACCGCATCGCCGTACAGCTGCTCGACGCCGACGAAAGCCGCCCCGGCGTCCGCGAGACGGTCCAGGGCCTCCTCGACATGGCCCGCGGCCTGGGCCTCGCCAACCTGCTGACCGACGACACGGCCAGGCGGCGCCGGGTCGTCGCGCAGTGGGCGGCCGTGCTCGACGACGTACTGGACTGA
- a CDS encoding ABC transporter ATP-binding protein → MPDQADSAGGADQAGAAERAGEAGRAGGAPTPPPAVRIQGLWKRFGEQIAVGGIDLELPAGKFVGLVGPNGAGKTTTLSMVTGLLRPDMGKIEVGGHDVWRDPVEVKSRIGVLPEGLRLFERLSGRELLAYTGRLRGLPGAEVDKRATQLLDVLDLAGAQHKLVVDYSTGMRKKIGLAAALLHNPEVLFLDEPFEGVDPVSAQTIRGVLERYTRSGATVVFSSHVMELVESLCDWVAVMAAGRIRARGTLADVRGEASSLQDAFLELVGANARDTGESLDWLGGAR, encoded by the coding sequence ATGCCGGACCAGGCGGACAGCGCAGGCGGAGCGGACCAGGCCGGTGCGGCGGAGCGGGCCGGTGAAGCGGGCCGGGCCGGTGGGGCGCCGACGCCACCGCCCGCCGTCCGGATACAAGGGCTGTGGAAGCGGTTCGGGGAGCAGATCGCGGTCGGTGGCATAGATCTGGAGCTGCCCGCGGGCAAGTTTGTCGGCCTGGTCGGGCCGAACGGCGCGGGGAAGACCACCACGCTCTCGATGGTCACCGGACTGCTCAGGCCCGACATGGGGAAGATCGAGGTCGGTGGCCACGACGTGTGGCGGGACCCGGTCGAGGTGAAGTCCCGGATCGGGGTGCTCCCGGAGGGACTGCGGCTCTTCGAACGCCTCTCCGGCCGCGAACTCCTCGCCTACACCGGGCGGTTGCGGGGCCTGCCGGGTGCCGAGGTGGACAAGCGCGCCACCCAGCTGCTCGATGTCCTGGACCTCGCCGGCGCTCAGCACAAGCTGGTCGTGGACTACTCGACCGGGATGCGCAAGAAGATCGGCCTGGCGGCCGCGCTCCTGCACAACCCCGAAGTCCTCTTCCTCGACGAACCGTTCGAGGGCGTGGACCCGGTGTCCGCCCAGACCATCCGGGGCGTGCTGGAGCGGTACACCCGGTCCGGTGCGACCGTCGTCTTCTCCAGCCATGTGATGGAGCTCGTCGAGTCGCTCTGCGACTGGGTGGCCGTCATGGCGGCGGGCCGCATCCGGGCGCGCGGCACGCTCGCCGACGTACGCGGGGAGGCGTCCTCGCTGCAGGACGCCTTCCTGGAACTGGTCGGTGCGAACGCCCGGGACACCGGGGAGTCCCTGGACTGGCTGGGCGGTGCCCGATGA
- a CDS encoding bifunctional DNA primase/polymerase: MLCVEEPIGVTEAAQVPQQRGEQLLDAAARYAEERHWDVFPGTWLEAVEGTERCSCGDPGCPAPGAHPARPDWAGQATGSAAAARRMWSRQPGSSVLLPTGRAFDALDVPESAGFLALARMERMDLTLGPVTRTPDRRMVFFVLPGAAAKSPDLVRRLGWDTTAIDLVGLGEGHYVAGPPTRVGGRGAVQWARRPTHANRWLPDAEELISPLAYACAREAADARARVS; the protein is encoded by the coding sequence GTGCTGTGCGTGGAAGAGCCCATCGGAGTGACGGAAGCCGCCCAGGTCCCCCAACAGCGAGGTGAGCAGCTGCTCGACGCGGCGGCGCGGTATGCGGAGGAGCGGCACTGGGACGTGTTTCCCGGCACGTGGCTCGAAGCGGTGGAGGGCACCGAGCGCTGCTCGTGCGGGGACCCCGGCTGCCCCGCCCCCGGAGCCCACCCCGCGCGGCCCGACTGGGCGGGGCAGGCGACCGGGAGCGCCGCTGCCGCCCGCCGGATGTGGTCCAGGCAGCCCGGTTCCTCGGTCCTCCTGCCGACCGGCCGTGCCTTCGACGCGCTCGACGTCCCGGAGTCCGCGGGTTTCCTGGCTCTGGCCCGGATGGAGCGGATGGACCTCACGCTCGGCCCGGTGACCCGCACCCCCGACCGCCGGATGGTGTTCTTCGTGCTGCCGGGCGCCGCCGCCAAGTCCCCTGACCTCGTACGCCGCCTGGGCTGGGACACCACGGCGATCGACCTGGTGGGCCTGGGCGAGGGCCACTACGTGGCCGGGCCCCCGACCCGCGTCGGCGGGCGCGGTGCCGTGCAGTGGGCCCGGCGCCCCACCCACGCCAACCGCTGGCTGCCGGACGCGGAGGAACTGATCAGTCCGCTCGCCTACGCCTGCGCGCGGGAAGCGGCCGACGCCCGGGCCCGCGTTTCGTAG
- a CDS encoding alpha/beta fold hydrolase: MVRRIDVTGSDGVRLAAWEFADPPKGRAEAERAPGILLLHGLMGRAAHWASTARWLSERHRPVGLDQRGHGRSEKPADGPYTRDAYVADVEAAIEQLDLAPVTLIGHSMGALTAWQLAAKRPDLVKALVVCDMRASALGAASQREWEDWFDAWPVPFATLAEVRKWFGEDDPWVERPNPSRGEFFAEVMAECADGWRPVFSRRQMLESRATWVYDAHWEELAQVRCPTLVLRGIDGQLGRAEAQEMVRVLPRGQYAEVADAGHLVHYDQPEGWRTAVEPFLEQLAEDWRDDREPVSP, translated from the coding sequence ATGGTGCGGCGCATTGATGTGACCGGCTCCGACGGCGTGCGCCTGGCTGCCTGGGAGTTCGCCGATCCGCCCAAAGGGCGCGCGGAGGCCGAGCGGGCCCCCGGGATCCTTTTGCTGCACGGGCTGATGGGCCGGGCCGCGCACTGGGCCTCCACCGCCCGCTGGCTCTCCGAGCGTCACCGGCCGGTCGGCCTCGACCAGCGGGGGCACGGCCGCAGCGAGAAGCCTGCCGACGGCCCCTACACGCGTGACGCTTACGTCGCCGACGTCGAGGCCGCGATCGAACAGCTCGATCTCGCTCCCGTCACCCTCATCGGGCACTCGATGGGTGCCCTCACCGCCTGGCAGCTCGCCGCGAAGCGCCCCGACCTCGTCAAGGCGCTGGTCGTCTGCGACATGCGGGCCTCGGCCCTCGGGGCGGCCTCCCAGCGGGAATGGGAGGACTGGTTCGACGCGTGGCCGGTGCCCTTCGCCACGCTCGCCGAGGTGCGGAAGTGGTTCGGCGAGGACGATCCCTGGGTGGAGCGGCCCAATCCGTCCCGCGGAGAGTTCTTCGCCGAGGTGATGGCCGAGTGCGCCGACGGCTGGCGGCCCGTCTTCTCCCGCAGGCAGATGCTCGAATCGCGGGCCACCTGGGTCTACGACGCCCACTGGGAGGAGCTGGCCCAGGTGCGGTGCCCGACCCTGGTCCTGCGGGGGATCGACGGGCAGCTGGGCAGGGCCGAGGCGCAGGAAATGGTCCGCGTCCTGCCGCGCGGGCAGTACGCCGAGGTAGCTGACGCCGGTCACCTCGTCCACTACGACCAGCCGGAGGGCTGGCGCACGGCGGTCGAGCCGTTCCTGGAACAGCTCGCCGAGGACTGGCGCGACGACCGGGAGCCCGTCAGCCCCTGA
- a CDS encoding citrate synthase 2, translated as MSDFVPGLEGVVAFETEIAEPDKEGGSLRYRGVDIEDLVGQVSFGHVWGLLVDGAFDPGLPPAEPFPIPVHSGDIRVDVQSALAMLAPVWGLKPLLDIDEKTARNDLARAAVMALSYVAQSARGQGLPMVPQSEIDKAQSVVERFMIRWRGEPDPKHVKAVDAYWTSAAEHGMNASTFTARVIASTGADVSAALSGAVGAMSGPLHGGAPSRVLGMIEEIERTGDATAYVKQALDKGERLMGFGHRVYRAEDPRARVLRRTARELAAPRFEVAEALEKAALEELHARRPDRVLATNVEFWAAIVLDFAEVPAHMFTSMFSCARTAGWSAHILEQKRTGRLVRPSATYVGPGPRDPREISGYDQLANLGN; from the coding sequence ATGTCCGACTTCGTACCCGGACTTGAAGGAGTCGTCGCGTTCGAGACGGAGATCGCCGAACCCGACAAGGAGGGCGGCTCGCTCCGCTACCGCGGCGTCGACATCGAGGACCTCGTCGGCCAGGTGTCGTTCGGCCACGTATGGGGCCTGCTGGTGGACGGGGCGTTCGATCCGGGTCTGCCGCCCGCCGAACCGTTCCCGATCCCCGTGCACTCCGGCGACATCCGTGTCGACGTGCAGTCCGCGCTCGCGATGCTGGCGCCCGTGTGGGGCCTCAAGCCGCTGCTGGACATCGACGAGAAGACCGCGCGCAACGACCTGGCGCGCGCCGCCGTGATGGCCCTGTCCTACGTCGCCCAGTCGGCGCGTGGCCAGGGGCTTCCGATGGTTCCGCAGAGCGAGATCGACAAGGCGCAGTCCGTGGTGGAGCGGTTCATGATCCGCTGGCGCGGCGAGCCGGACCCGAAGCACGTCAAGGCCGTCGACGCCTACTGGACGTCGGCCGCCGAGCACGGCATGAACGCCTCGACCTTCACCGCCCGTGTCATCGCCTCCACCGGCGCCGACGTCTCCGCCGCCCTGTCCGGCGCGGTGGGCGCGATGTCCGGCCCGCTGCACGGCGGCGCCCCGTCCCGGGTGCTCGGCATGATCGAGGAGATCGAGCGGACCGGCGACGCCACGGCGTACGTCAAGCAGGCCCTGGACAAGGGCGAGCGCCTGATGGGCTTCGGCCACCGCGTCTACCGCGCCGAGGACCCCCGCGCCCGCGTCCTGCGCCGCACGGCCAGGGAGCTGGCCGCCCCCCGCTTCGAGGTGGCGGAGGCCCTGGAGAAGGCGGCCCTGGAGGAGCTCCACGCCCGCCGTCCGGACCGCGTCCTGGCGACGAACGTCGAGTTCTGGGCGGCGATCGTGCTGGACTTCGCCGAGGTCCCGGCGCACATGTTCACCTCGATGTTCAGCTGCGCCCGTACGGCGGGCTGGTCGGCGCACATCCTGGAGCAGAAGCGGACCGGGCGCCTGGTGCGCCCCTCGGCGACGTATGTCGGCCCCGGCCCCCGCGACCCCCGGGAGATCTCCGGGTACGACCAGCTGGCGAACCTGGGGAACTGA
- a CDS encoding SIS domain-containing protein, producing MSDRKLAGQFFDAAIGLLERVRDEEAGSIAAAGTAIADTVAAGGRLFAFGAGHSSLAAQDVVYRAGGFALMNLLAVPGTVGVDVMPATLGSALERVDGLASAVLDSSPATSGDLLVIISLSGRNALPVEMAQNARALGLTVVGVTSVAYATGTRSRHASGGFLRDHCDIVLDSKIAIGDAELTTEGIEAPFAPASTVVTSALMQAVMATAAEELVARGIEPPLLRSGNVDGGHEWNGRVMREYGDRIFYRH from the coding sequence ATGAGCGACAGGAAGCTGGCCGGTCAGTTCTTCGACGCAGCGATCGGCCTGCTTGAGCGCGTTCGCGACGAGGAGGCGGGCTCGATCGCGGCAGCGGGTACCGCGATCGCCGACACGGTCGCGGCGGGCGGCCGGCTCTTCGCCTTCGGCGCCGGGCACTCGTCCCTCGCCGCCCAGGACGTCGTCTACCGGGCGGGCGGATTCGCGCTGATGAACCTGCTCGCCGTGCCGGGCACCGTGGGCGTCGACGTCATGCCCGCCACGCTCGGCTCGGCCCTGGAACGGGTGGACGGCCTGGCGAGCGCCGTGCTCGACTCCAGCCCCGCCACCTCCGGCGACCTCCTCGTGATCATCTCCCTGTCCGGGCGCAACGCCCTGCCGGTGGAGATGGCGCAGAACGCCCGGGCACTCGGCCTCACGGTCGTCGGGGTCACCTCGGTCGCCTACGCGACGGGCACCAGGTCCCGGCACGCCTCGGGCGGGTTCCTGCGGGACCACTGCGACATCGTGCTCGACAGCAAGATCGCGATCGGTGACGCGGAGCTGACCACGGAGGGCATCGAGGCGCCGTTCGCCCCCGCGTCCACCGTCGTGACCAGCGCGCTGATGCAGGCGGTGATGGCCACCGCCGCGGAGGAGCTCGTCGCCCGGGGGATCGAACCGCCGCTGCTGCGGTCGGGGAACGTGGACGGCGGCCACGAGTGGAACGGACGCGTGATGCGGGAGTACGGGGACCGCATCTTCTACCGGCACTGA
- a CDS encoding transcriptional regulator, whose protein sequence is MAARPLVARQPNERLQTLIQEAACSNAGLARRVNMVGTERGLDLRYDKTSVARWLRGQQPRGRAPGVIAEALGRKLGRTVTIDEIGMADGKNLASGVGLRFAPTVLGAIEQVCELWRSDVGRRDLLAGSAVAASAMVEPSRDWLITGADPQVARTTGARVGMPDVEAVRAMTVALVDLDHRFGSGHVRPVLVHYLNSVVSGLLSGAYREAVGRELFGAVARLTELAGYMAVDTGQPGLAQRYYIQALRLAQAAGDRAYGGYVLAASMSHLAAQLGNPREIAQLARAAQEGTRGRVTPRAEAMFHAAEARGHALMGDARTFQVVAAKASAALERTDPDTGDDPDWIAHFDAGYLADELAHCHRDLGQAEPAARRAKEALAALPASRTRRRGIGLVLLATAQVQQREVEQACHTGLRAVELLGTVRSSRGAEYLDDLQQRLVPYGDQPAVREFGARLELQAA, encoded by the coding sequence ATGGCAGCCAGGCCTCTCGTCGCCCGCCAGCCGAACGAACGGCTCCAGACGCTCATCCAGGAGGCGGCCTGTTCCAACGCGGGCCTCGCCCGCCGCGTCAACATGGTCGGGACCGAGCGCGGACTCGACCTCCGCTACGACAAGACGTCCGTGGCCCGATGGCTGCGTGGGCAGCAACCACGCGGCAGGGCGCCGGGGGTCATCGCCGAGGCGCTGGGCCGCAAGCTCGGCCGTACGGTCACGATCGACGAGATCGGCATGGCCGACGGGAAGAACCTGGCCTCGGGGGTGGGCCTGCGGTTCGCCCCCACCGTGCTCGGTGCGATCGAGCAGGTCTGCGAGTTGTGGCGCAGTGACGTGGGCCGCCGCGACCTGCTGGCCGGGTCGGCGGTCGCCGCCTCCGCCATGGTCGAGCCCAGCCGGGACTGGCTGATCACGGGCGCCGACCCCCAGGTGGCGCGGACGACGGGAGCCAGGGTCGGCATGCCGGACGTGGAGGCGGTGCGGGCGATGACCGTCGCCCTCGTCGACCTCGACCACCGGTTCGGCAGCGGACACGTGCGGCCCGTCCTCGTGCACTACCTCAACAGCGTGGTGTCCGGGCTCCTTTCGGGGGCGTACCGGGAAGCGGTCGGCCGGGAGCTGTTCGGCGCGGTGGCCCGGCTCACCGAACTCGCCGGCTACATGGCCGTCGACACGGGCCAGCCGGGTCTGGCGCAGCGGTACTACATCCAGGCCCTGCGCCTCGCCCAGGCCGCGGGCGACCGGGCGTACGGCGGCTACGTGCTGGCCGCGTCGATGAGCCACCTCGCCGCCCAGCTCGGCAATCCGCGGGAGATCGCCCAGTTGGCGCGGGCCGCGCAGGAGGGCACGCGGGGGCGGGTGACCCCGCGTGCGGAGGCGATGTTCCACGCGGCGGAGGCCCGGGGCCACGCCCTCATGGGAGACGCCCGCACCTTCCAGGTGGTGGCCGCCAAGGCGTCGGCGGCCCTGGAGCGGACCGACCCGGACACCGGGGACGACCCGGACTGGATCGCCCACTTCGACGCCGGCTATCTCGCGGACGAACTCGCCCACTGCCACCGCGACCTGGGGCAGGCGGAACCGGCCGCGCGCCGGGCGAAGGAGGCGCTGGCGGCCCTGCCCGCGTCGCGGACCCGGCGCCGCGGCATCGGCCTGGTGCTGCTGGCCACGGCTCAGGTGCAGCAGCGCGAGGTGGAGCAGGCGTGCCACACGGGGCTGCGGGCCGTGGAGTTGCTGGGGACGGTGCGCTCCAGCCGGGGTGCCGAATACCTCGACGACCTCCAGCAGCGGCTGGTGCCGTACGGGGACCAGCCCGCGGTCCGGGAGTTCGGTGCCAGGCTGGAACTGCAGGCCGCCTGA
- the pdxH gene encoding pyridoxamine 5'-phosphate oxidase, with the protein MREQYRSEDFTEKDLAADPMEQFAHWFRQVAGGGMLHEPNAMVVSTATPDGRPSSRTVLLKHYDDRGFVFFTNYGSRKGRELTANPYVSLLFPWHPLARQVVVNGTAARVGREETVAYFRTRPHGSQLGAWASEQSTVIGSRQELVDRYEQLAARYPEGEKVPAPPQWGGFRVVPETIEFWQGHENRLHDRLRYVREGAGWQVERLCP; encoded by the coding sequence ATGCGCGAGCAGTACCGCTCCGAGGACTTCACCGAGAAGGACCTTGCCGCCGACCCGATGGAGCAGTTCGCCCACTGGTTCCGGCAGGTCGCGGGGGGAGGCATGCTCCACGAGCCGAACGCGATGGTCGTGTCCACGGCCACGCCCGACGGCCGGCCGTCCTCCCGCACGGTGCTGCTCAAGCACTACGACGACCGCGGTTTCGTCTTCTTCACCAATTACGGCTCCCGCAAGGGCCGCGAGCTGACCGCCAACCCGTACGTCTCGCTGCTCTTCCCCTGGCACCCGCTGGCCCGCCAGGTCGTCGTCAACGGCACGGCGGCCCGCGTGGGGCGTGAGGAGACGGTGGCGTACTTCCGTACCCGCCCCCACGGCTCGCAGCTGGGTGCGTGGGCGAGCGAGCAGTCGACGGTGATCGGCTCGCGGCAGGAGCTCGTGGACCGCTACGAGCAGCTGGCCGCCCGCTACCCGGAGGGCGAGAAGGTCCCCGCGCCTCCGCAGTGGGGTGGCTTCCGGGTCGTACCGGAGACGATCGAGTTCTGGCAGGGCCACGAGAACCGGCTGCACGACCGGCTGCGGTACGTACGTGAGGGCGCCGGCTGGCAGGTCGAGCGGCTCTGCCCGTAG
- a CDS encoding PAS domain-containing protein, producing MSASRSSGTTDALDPDEGPDAPGSDGGSGPGSPAGAVPGSRLLAALLDGMDAALCAFDAHGTITHWNREAERILGWTSAEAVGRTGFAGWAVRSADADDVHGRLMAVMDAPGRQVHEFALLRKDGGRVLVRTQSSGVRGENGKPAGVYCAFSEVHTQIDLERSIALSEALLEDASWGVVLVDVDLRPTVVNAHAARALGGGRTALLGRPLGELILQGVEELEGALQHVLAEGAPTAPAELWVTLRTAEGDRRRCWRSGFLRLSSPLAEEPVPLGVGWLFTDVTAAKLAEQEADRVRFRSGQLHRAARQAAECEDPMEAATSSLDYALAGFADHVVVDLLAGERLVRTAATPFDAPGPCLLVSGGSIPVGYGAGHPAVQAVERRGSVRASAGPGAGEQWAVERRWPRDSAHALCTVLRSRGRTLGVVTFLRAAHRSAFERPDVMYAESVAVRVASAVDLARLTSRDGPRDPSGG from the coding sequence GTGAGTGCTTCCAGGAGCAGTGGAACCACCGACGCGCTCGATCCCGACGAGGGCCCCGACGCGCCCGGTTCCGACGGCGGATCCGGGCCCGGGTCCCCGGCGGGGGCGGTTCCGGGGTCCCGGCTGCTGGCCGCGTTGCTCGACGGGATGGACGCGGCGCTGTGCGCGTTCGACGCGCACGGCACGATCACCCACTGGAACCGGGAGGCCGAGCGCATTCTCGGCTGGACCAGCGCGGAGGCCGTCGGCCGGACCGGGTTCGCCGGATGGGCCGTGCGCAGTGCGGACGCGGACGACGTGCACGGCCGCCTCATGGCCGTGATGGACGCCCCGGGGCGGCAGGTCCACGAGTTCGCACTGCTGCGCAAGGACGGCGGGCGGGTGCTCGTACGGACACAGTCGTCGGGGGTGCGCGGCGAGAACGGGAAGCCCGCCGGGGTGTACTGCGCGTTCAGCGAGGTGCACACCCAGATCGACCTGGAGCGCTCCATCGCGCTGAGCGAGGCGCTGCTCGAGGACGCCTCCTGGGGTGTCGTCCTCGTCGACGTCGATCTCCGCCCGACCGTCGTCAACGCCCACGCCGCCCGGGCACTGGGCGGCGGGCGCACGGCGCTGCTGGGCCGCCCGCTGGGCGAGCTGATCCTGCAGGGCGTCGAGGAGCTGGAGGGCGCCCTGCAGCACGTGCTCGCCGAGGGGGCGCCGACCGCTCCGGCCGAGCTGTGGGTGACGTTGCGGACGGCGGAGGGTGACCGGCGGCGCTGCTGGCGCAGCGGTTTCCTCCGGCTGTCCTCCCCGCTCGCCGAAGAGCCGGTTCCGCTCGGGGTCGGCTGGCTGTTCACGGACGTGACGGCGGCGAAGCTCGCGGAGCAGGAGGCGGACCGGGTGCGCTTCCGGTCCGGCCAACTGCACCGGGCGGCCCGCCAGGCCGCCGAGTGCGAGGACCCGATGGAGGCGGCGACCTCGTCGCTGGACTACGCCCTGGCCGGGTTCGCCGACCACGTGGTGGTGGACCTGCTGGCGGGGGAGCGGCTGGTACGGACCGCCGCGACGCCCTTTGACGCACCGGGCCCCTGCCTCCTGGTGTCGGGCGGCTCGATCCCGGTGGGGTACGGGGCCGGCCACCCCGCCGTCCAGGCGGTGGAGCGCAGGGGCTCGGTCCGCGCCAGCGCCGGTCCCGGGGCGGGTGAGCAGTGGGCGGTGGAGCGCCGGTGGCCCCGGGACTCGGCGCACGCCCTGTGCACGGTGCTGCGGAGCCGGGGCCGGACGCTGGGTGTGGTGACGTTCCTCCGGGCGGCGCACCGCAGCGCCTTCGAGCGCCCGGACGTGATGTACGCGGAGAGCGTCGCGGTGCGGGTCGCCTCGGCCGTCGACCTGGCCCGGCTGACGAGCCGGGACGGCCCCCGGGACCCCTCCGGCGGGTGA
- a CDS encoding transporter codes for MTVLDTPVGSAVPAARGQGLVPVFVRLKLTLLRNGLRQSSGRRAAYVASLVVTLLFAVGQVIGLVALRGHAQAGTLVVLLTAVVALGWAVMPLFFPSGDETLDPSRLVMLPLRPRPLIGALLVASLIGIGPLFTLALVLGSVIALAHGPAAAVAGVIAVPLTLLICLALARSVATANIRLLTSRKGRDLAVLSGLVIAVGIQFVNFGAQRLGRAGGLSSLEPAADVVRWLPPASALGSVESASDGAYGSAAVQLLSSVLALVALMWLWHRSLVKLMTSPDGSTIAAAEPARGSSSGTDRPGFFALLPEGRTGTVMQRSLRYVVRDPKTKAAWVTALAIGLIVPVLNAVQGAGSVYLACFAAGMLGMQMYNQFGQDTSAFWMVALSISSARDARLELRARALALLVITLPYTILVTVVTAAVLGDWAALPGVMGLSFALLGAMLATGAMASALFPYSIPQDGAFKNVVPAQAGLAWISIFGGMVAAALVSAPVIGLTVWLHVADLQGWLWLLLPVGAVYGTAVGRLGLRLAATRTADRLPEILAAVSKG; via the coding sequence ATGACCGTGCTCGACACCCCGGTGGGCTCCGCCGTGCCGGCGGCGCGGGGCCAGGGCCTCGTCCCCGTCTTCGTGCGGCTCAAGCTGACGCTGCTGCGCAACGGCCTGCGCCAGTCGTCCGGGCGGCGGGCCGCCTATGTCGCGTCCCTCGTCGTCACGCTGCTGTTCGCCGTGGGCCAGGTGATCGGCCTGGTCGCGCTGCGCGGCCACGCGCAGGCGGGCACCCTGGTGGTCCTGCTGACCGCCGTGGTGGCGCTCGGCTGGGCGGTGATGCCGCTGTTCTTCCCGAGCGGCGACGAGACCCTCGACCCGAGCCGGCTGGTGATGCTTCCGCTGCGGCCCCGCCCGCTGATCGGCGCGCTGCTGGTGGCCTCGCTGATCGGGATCGGCCCGCTCTTCACGCTGGCCCTGGTCCTCGGTTCGGTGATCGCTCTCGCGCACGGCCCGGCGGCAGCGGTGGCCGGCGTGATCGCCGTACCGCTGACGTTGCTGATCTGCCTGGCGCTGGCGCGGTCGGTCGCCACGGCCAACATCCGGTTGCTCACCTCGCGCAAGGGCCGTGACCTCGCGGTGCTCAGCGGTCTGGTGATCGCGGTGGGAATCCAGTTCGTCAACTTCGGCGCTCAGCGCCTCGGCCGGGCGGGCGGGCTCTCCTCGCTCGAACCGGCCGCGGACGTGGTGCGCTGGCTGCCCCCGGCATCGGCGCTCGGCTCGGTGGAGTCCGCCTCCGACGGCGCGTACGGGAGCGCCGCGGTACAGCTGCTGTCGTCGGTGCTCGCCCTCGTGGCCCTGATGTGGCTGTGGCACCGGAGCCTGGTGAAGCTGATGACGTCACCGGACGGTTCCACGATCGCCGCGGCGGAGCCGGCCCGCGGCAGCTCGTCCGGGACGGACCGCCCAGGGTTCTTCGCCCTGCTGCCCGAGGGGCGCACGGGTACGGTGATGCAGCGGAGCCTGCGCTACGTCGTACGGGACCCGAAGACCAAGGCGGCCTGGGTGACGGCGCTGGCGATCGGCCTGATCGTGCCGGTGCTCAACGCCGTGCAGGGGGCGGGATCGGTCTACTTGGCCTGCTTCGCGGCCGGCATGCTCGGCATGCAGATGTACAACCAGTTCGGCCAGGACACCTCCGCCTTCTGGATGGTGGCGCTCTCGATCTCCTCCGCGCGGGACGCCCGTCTGGAACTGCGTGCGCGTGCGCTGGCTCTGCTGGTCATCACGCTGCCGTACACGATCCTGGTGACCGTGGTGACGGCGGCGGTCCTCGGTGACTGGGCGGCGCTCCCGGGGGTCATGGGGCTGTCGTTCGCCCTGCTCGGAGCGATGCTGGCGACGGGTGCCATGGCTTCGGCGCTGTTCCCGTACTCAATCCCGCAGGACGGCGCGTTTAAGAACGTGGTGCCGGCGCAGGCGGGGCTCGCCTGGATCTCCATCTTCGGCGGAATGGTCGCGGCCGCACTGGTCAGCGCGCCCGTGATCGGGCTGACGGTGTGGCTGCACGTGGCGGATCTGCAGGGCTGGTTGTGGCTGCTGCTGCCGGTGGGAGCGGTGTACGGGACGGCCGTCGGCCGGCTCGGGCTGCGGCTGGCCGCGACCCGCACGGCGGACCGGCTGCCCGAGATCCTGGCCGCGGTCAGCAAGGGCTGA
- a CDS encoding metal-dependent transcriptional regulator: protein MSGLIDTTEMYLRTILELEEEGVVPMRARIAERLDQSGPTVSQTVARMERDGLVQVAGDRHLELTDEGRRLATRVMRKHRLAECLLVDVIGLEWEQVHAEACRWEHVMSEAVERRVLELLRHPTESPYGNPIPGLEELGEEAEADPFLDEGMVSLSELDPGPEGKTVVVRRIGEPIQTDAQLMYTLRRAGVQPGSVVSVTESAGGVLVGSSGEAAELNADVASHVFVAKR from the coding sequence ATGTCCGGACTGATCGACACAACGGAGATGTATCTCCGCACCATCCTCGAGCTCGAAGAGGAAGGCGTGGTCCCGATGCGCGCCCGGATCGCCGAACGGCTGGACCAGAGCGGTCCGACGGTCAGCCAGACGGTGGCGCGCATGGAGCGGGACGGGCTGGTCCAGGTCGCGGGTGACCGCCATCTGGAGCTGACCGACGAGGGCCGTCGCCTCGCGACCCGTGTCATGCGCAAGCACCGGCTCGCCGAGTGCCTGCTCGTCGACGTGATCGGCCTGGAGTGGGAGCAGGTCCACGCCGAGGCGTGTCGCTGGGAGCACGTGATGAGCGAGGCCGTGGAGCGCCGGGTGCTGGAGCTGCTGCGCCACCCGACGGAGTCGCCCTACGGCAACCCGATCCCGGGTCTTGAGGAGCTGGGCGAGGAGGCGGAGGCCGACCCGTTCCTGGACGAGGGCATGGTGAGCCTGTCCGAGCTCGACCCGGGCCCGGAGGGCAAGACCGTGGTGGTGCGCCGGATCGGCGAGCCGATCCAGACCGACGCGCAGCTGATGTACACGCTGCGTCGTGCGGGCGTGCAGCCCGGGTCCGTCGTCAGCGTGACGGAGTCGGCCGGCGGTGTGCTGGTCGGATCCAGCGGCGAAGCGGCCGAACTGAACGCCGACGTGGCCTCTCACGTCTTCGTCGCCAAGCGCTGA